A genomic region of Thermodesulfovibrio aggregans contains the following coding sequences:
- a CDS encoding rhodanese-like domain-containing protein, with the protein MRSLTRSFLIIGAILIMLFNLTWAATPLSDERVKEAKQCGIQEVDVKGAKDLIAKGAIILDVREYTEYIAGHIPGALWTPRGLMDFKADEWIPDKDKVYLVYCKTGGRGAIVTCDLKKLGYKNVYNLKGGFDVWIKAGETVEKGEPQGMGKGIKK; encoded by the coding sequence GTGAGAAGCTTAACAAGAAGTTTTCTTATCATCGGAGCGATTCTTATTATGCTTTTCAACTTAACATGGGCAGCAACTCCACTGAGCGATGAGCGTGTTAAAGAGGCAAAACAATGTGGAATTCAGGAGGTTGATGTAAAAGGTGCAAAGGATTTAATTGCAAAAGGTGCTATCATTTTAGATGTAAGGGAGTATACTGAATACATTGCTGGTCACATTCCTGGAGCTCTATGGACCCCAAGAGGACTCATGGACTTTAAAGCTGATGAATGGATACCGGATAAAGATAAAGTTTATTTAGTTTATTGCAAAACAGGCGGAAGAGGTGCAATCGTTACCTGTGATTTAAAGAAACTTGGTTACAAGAATGTATACAATCTCAAAGGTGGATTTGATGTCTGGATAAAGGCTGGAGAAACCGTAGAAAAAGGAGAACCTCAGGGAATGGGTAAAGGTATAAAAAAGTAA
- a CDS encoding rhodanese-like domain-containing protein, whose translation MPEWKKQGYPVASTVKYLQELISKDIPHVLVDVRPKQEAEKEHIKGAVNIPLDELAKAKKLFPKQKNAPIIIYCTKDNLSQKAFDIVRKWGYINTSYLEGGIDAWKKAGGEVLSGQLKKEIVYVPKPKPGTIGIEEFKKITGKIPPNVIILDVRDPEETQMGMIKGAKNIPVNELKDRLNELPKDKEIIVHCATGMRAEMAYNILKEAGYNVKFLDASIQIKKGGKYKITEN comes from the coding sequence ATGCCTGAGTGGAAAAAGCAGGGTTATCCAGTTGCATCAACAGTTAAATATTTACAGGAACTCATAAGCAAAGACATTCCTCATGTTTTAGTTGATGTAAGACCAAAACAAGAGGCTGAAAAGGAACACATAAAAGGTGCTGTAAATATACCTCTTGATGAGCTTGCAAAGGCTAAGAAACTTTTTCCAAAACAGAAAAATGCACCCATAATAATCTACTGCACCAAGGACAATCTCTCTCAAAAAGCCTTTGATATTGTAAGAAAATGGGGTTATATAAATACTTCATATCTTGAAGGTGGAATTGATGCATGGAAAAAGGCAGGAGGTGAAGTACTTTCAGGACAGCTAAAAAAGGAAATTGTATATGTACCTAAACCAAAACCTGGAACAATAGGAATTGAAGAATTTAAGAAAATTACAGGTAAGATTCCACCAAATGTAATAATCCTTGATGTTAGAGATCCTGAAGAGACCCAGATGGGAATGATTAAAGGTGCAAAAAACATTCCTGTCAATGAACTCAAGGACAGACTTAATGAACTTCCAAAAGACAAAGAAATTATCGTTCACTGTGCTACAGGAATGAGAGCAGAGATGGCTTATAACATCCTTAAAGAAGCAGGATACAATGTAAAATTTCTTGATGCATCAATTCAGATTAAAAAAGGTGGTAAATATAAAATTACTGAAAACTAA
- a CDS encoding tetratricopeptide repeat protein — MKHKAEDVETLKEKLVAQKKKLVIGVFIFLGIVFLITGFYIYNLKQESDAKELEYEAYKALFQRKFSQAGDLFVKAYEKKKKIIYLMNAGYSYSLAEDSKKAIEYLNKVAGMNDEAFSNLAKFKIAMIYLKNNDKEQAIKVLKEIVSGKSLVMKDVSLFELAKITENKEEARKYYEEIISKFPDSAIVEEAKEALKNLSN, encoded by the coding sequence ATGAAGCATAAGGCAGAAGATGTTGAGACTCTTAAAGAAAAATTAGTTGCTCAAAAAAAGAAGTTGGTAATTGGAGTTTTTATATTTCTTGGTATAGTTTTTCTAATAACAGGCTTTTATATTTACAATCTTAAACAGGAAAGCGATGCAAAAGAGCTTGAATATGAAGCATATAAGGCATTGTTTCAGAGGAAATTTTCTCAGGCAGGTGATTTATTTGTAAAAGCCTATGAAAAAAAGAAAAAAATTATCTATCTTATGAATGCTGGATATTCTTACTCTCTGGCAGAAGACAGTAAAAAAGCTATTGAATACTTAAATAAAGTGGCAGGTATGAATGATGAAGCTTTTTCAAATCTTGCAAAATTCAAGATTGCAATGATTTATCTTAAAAACAATGATAAAGAACAGGCAATCAAAGTTTTAAAAGAAATCGTAAGTGGAAAATCTCTTGTAATGAAAGATGTTTCATTGTTTGAACTGGCAAAAATAACTGAGAACAAGGAAGAAGCCAGGAAGTATTATGAAGAAATTATCAGTAAATTTCCCGATTCTGCCATAGTTGAAGAGGCAAAAGAGGCTTTAAAAAATCTGAGTAATTAA
- a CDS encoding rhodanese-like domain-containing protein, with amino-acid sequence MGKKRNGLFLGVFILFLALALVASQGISQQKPIIAKGCSLPGCHTAKAGELWGNLKTVSGKAEMIQIDTGALWTVKFDENTKVKNWNQPLNKLPKEKEIAITYVEKNGELYATLINVKPPVAVDPSKVVKVAEMKRIYDEKSALIIDCRPAGRYNEGHIPGSINIWFAEFDKHIDKLPKDKNAPIVYYCQGPT; translated from the coding sequence ATGGGTAAAAAACGAAATGGTTTGTTTTTAGGTGTTTTTATTTTATTTTTAGCCTTAGCTCTGGTAGCCTCACAGGGTATATCTCAGCAAAAACCCATAATTGCTAAAGGATGCTCGTTACCTGGATGCCATACGGCAAAAGCAGGGGAACTATGGGGTAATCTAAAAACTGTCTCTGGAAAAGCTGAGATGATTCAGATTGATACAGGTGCTTTGTGGACAGTCAAGTTTGATGAAAACACGAAAGTAAAGAACTGGAATCAACCTCTTAACAAACTTCCAAAGGAAAAAGAGATAGCTATCACCTATGTAGAGAAAAATGGCGAGCTCTATGCAACCTTAATTAATGTTAAACCACCGGTTGCCGTTGATCCATCAAAAGTTGTAAAAGTTGCTGAGATGAAAAGAATTTACGATGAAAAGAGTGCTTTGATTATTGACTGTAGACCTGCTGGCAGATATAATGAAGGTCATATTCCAGGTTCAATAAATATCTGGTTTGCAGAATTTGATAAACACATTGACAAACTTCCCAAAGACAAGAATGCTCCTATAGTTTACTACTGTCAGGGTCCTACTTGA
- a CDS encoding histidinol phosphate phosphatase domain-containing protein, which yields MIDFHIHSVFSDGELIPAEIIRRAEAIGYRALSITDHADHSNIDLIIPRIVKVMKEIQPFTNVVLLPGVELTHVPPESIPELAKEARKLGAKIIIVHGETLVEPVKEGTNRIALQSDIDILAHPGLITEEEVTMAVERGIYLEITSRRGHSLSNGHVAIMALKYGAKLVINTDSHSPGDFISKEFAIKVLKGAGLKDEEIYRVFQNMEEIVRRKIS from the coding sequence ATGATTGACTTTCACATTCACAGTGTATTCAGTGATGGAGAGTTAATACCTGCAGAGATTATAAGAAGAGCTGAGGCAATAGGCTACAGAGCTCTTTCAATAACTGATCATGCAGACCATTCAAATATAGACCTGATTATTCCAAGAATTGTAAAGGTAATGAAGGAAATTCAACCTTTTACCAATGTTGTTTTACTTCCTGGAGTTGAGCTAACTCATGTTCCACCTGAGAGTATTCCAGAGTTGGCAAAGGAAGCACGCAAGCTTGGCGCAAAGATAATCATTGTTCATGGTGAGACTCTTGTTGAACCAGTTAAAGAAGGTACAAACAGAATTGCTTTACAGTCAGACATTGACATACTTGCTCATCCTGGCTTGATAACTGAAGAAGAGGTAACTATGGCAGTTGAACGCGGTATATATCTTGAGATTACTTCAAGAAGAGGTCATAGCTTGAGTAACGGACATGTTGCTATCATGGCTTTAAAATATGGTGCAAAACTGGTTATTAATACTGATTCACACTCACCGGGAGATTTCATCTCAAAGGAGTTTGCCATAAAAGTATTAAAGGGTGCAGGGCTTAAAGATGAAGAAATCTACAGGGTATTTCAGAATATGGAAGAAATTGTAAGGAGGAAGATTTCATGA
- a CDS encoding rhodanese-like domain-containing protein — MRKIALIFLATIILTTSAFAYDTEMAKKFDTMFSQMTPEVLTMRPCQITTKDILEMIKKKEEFVILDIRTPAEQKLIAPVWKGSLLIPMHELFKPENLKKLPRDKKIAVLCHTGDRAAAATIALRAIGFNNAFQFKGGIAEFAKEVGRLATEYVKE, encoded by the coding sequence ATGAGAAAAATTGCTTTGATTTTTTTAGCAACAATAATTCTTACTACATCTGCTTTTGCTTATGATACTGAAATGGCAAAAAAATTTGATACCATGTTTTCACAGATGACCCCTGAAGTTCTTACAATGAGACCATGCCAGATAACCACAAAGGACATACTTGAGATGATTAAAAAGAAAGAAGAATTTGTTATTCTTGACATAAGAACACCTGCTGAGCAAAAGCTAATTGCTCCGGTCTGGAAAGGCTCACTTTTAATACCGATGCATGAACTTTTTAAACCTGAAAATTTAAAAAAACTTCCAAGGGATAAAAAGATTGCTGTACTATGTCACACAGGAGATAGAGCTGCAGCAGCCACAATCGCTCTTAGAGCAATAGGTTTTAACAATGCATTCCAGTTTAAAGGTGGTATTGCTGAATTTGCTAAAGAAGTTGGAAGATTGGCAACAGAGTATGTAAAGGAATAG
- a CDS encoding response regulator, whose protein sequence is MKILIVDDEPLIRELILQVIDEIEDMEIQAIEASDGVEGLELIKKEKPDIVLLDIMMPKMSGFEICRILHKEPPSWNMKIVMLTAKGQEIDKQTAKELGVKWYVTKPFKIDDIIKILRELAEGE, encoded by the coding sequence GTGAAGATATTAATAGTTGACGATGAACCTCTCATCAGAGAGTTAATTTTACAGGTAATTGATGAGATAGAAGATATGGAAATACAGGCAATTGAAGCATCTGATGGCGTTGAAGGTCTTGAATTAATAAAAAAAGAAAAGCCTGACATAGTTTTATTAGACATAATGATGCCAAAGATGAGCGGATTTGAAATTTGTAGAATTCTTCATAAAGAACCTCCTTCATGGAATATGAAAATTGTTATGCTTACAGCAAAGGGACAGGAAATCGATAAACAGACAGCGAAAGAGTTGGGAGTAAAATGGTATGTTACCAAACCATTTAAAATAGATGATATAATAAAAATTTTAAGAGAACTTGCGGAGGGGGAATGA
- a CDS encoding cytochrome c3 family protein — MPFKLGKISDLASPLTVTLFFLQFILITGFLGYQYYMDSSESCINCHGSEEKMKEFGYPQFYVTLEDVRKGTGHKTVQCRDCHLGNGRAWDKERAHKGMLKAIFVNESAEPVDRKKIYTKEETELNKIIPAGENSLFELLPKKRENGEISLHPQVRNILWHDRNPNDFNFDPKIAEKTCGKRGCHTEELKQFKNTIMGANFRQRTMRSWLEPYGPHNCGPSFADLPPAEVLKTSGFDFTNTEKIRKEINLPFTDEQAIAKQRLCNVCHAGCLDCHYAPNKDKGSHSFIKVPDSYSCMGRGRGNSVCHTGSGHSRRGETYIGKFYSIPQGRKPDVHFQKGIHCVECHPTGKRGMGDMQRKATCGDCHIEIEKAHAKSIHKNLTCTACHVTEAGGYQITVWGKGFIGEKPNPFKKYSLYYGIQKPLILMKDQRGIWFPVKIFPHIVGNIEKDVPATGIKFRWEKGQTRDMYAIIGTFDGLPSANKHLAWLQIEEVSHPFGKARDCKSCHRSRQISVSEWQYEDIQGAEPFRGGYRIVADERGLRLEDFWHSNIKVLPGFEISDFASWIYLKDKWFIKGDFSIKVDGKKYLYYEKLYRDNLDKIKRLESLRNNSQEMKKIKAILMHNPDAKI, encoded by the coding sequence ATGCCTTTCAAATTAGGTAAAATAAGTGACCTTGCATCCCCTCTTACAGTAACTTTATTTTTTCTTCAATTCATACTAATTACGGGTTTTCTTGGATATCAATATTATATGGATTCATCTGAAAGTTGTATTAACTGTCATGGTTCAGAGGAGAAGATGAAAGAATTCGGTTATCCTCAGTTTTACGTTACCCTTGAGGATGTAAGAAAAGGCACAGGACATAAAACAGTTCAATGCAGGGACTGTCATCTTGGAAATGGAAGAGCATGGGATAAGGAGAGGGCACATAAGGGAATGTTAAAGGCTATTTTTGTAAATGAGAGTGCAGAGCCTGTTGACAGAAAGAAAATTTACACTAAAGAGGAAACAGAGTTAAATAAAATCATACCGGCTGGCGAAAATTCACTATTTGAACTTCTACCAAAGAAAAGAGAAAATGGAGAGATTTCCCTTCATCCTCAGGTGCGAAATATTCTCTGGCATGACAGAAATCCAAATGACTTTAATTTTGACCCGAAGATAGCAGAGAAGACCTGTGGCAAAAGAGGATGTCACACTGAGGAGCTAAAACAGTTTAAGAACACCATAATGGGAGCAAATTTTCGTCAAAGAACAATGCGAAGCTGGCTTGAACCTTATGGACCTCATAACTGCGGACCATCTTTTGCAGACCTACCACCGGCAGAGGTTTTAAAGACTTCAGGATTTGATTTTACAAATACGGAAAAAATAAGAAAAGAGATAAATTTGCCATTTACGGATGAGCAGGCAATAGCCAAGCAGAGACTTTGCAATGTATGTCATGCAGGATGTCTTGACTGTCACTATGCACCAAATAAAGATAAAGGTTCACACTCTTTCATAAAAGTGCCTGATTCCTACAGTTGCATGGGAAGGGGAAGGGGTAATTCAGTATGTCATACAGGTTCAGGCCATTCAAGAAGAGGTGAGACTTATATTGGTAAATTTTATTCCATACCTCAGGGGAGAAAGCCGGATGTTCATTTTCAAAAAGGAATTCACTGCGTAGAATGTCATCCCACAGGTAAAAGAGGAATGGGGGATATGCAAAGAAAGGCAACCTGTGGAGACTGCCACATTGAAATAGAGAAAGCCCACGCAAAGTCAATTCATAAGAATCTTACCTGTACAGCCTGTCATGTAACAGAAGCTGGTGGATATCAGATAACTGTATGGGGGAAAGGATTTATTGGAGAAAAACCAAATCCATTTAAAAAATACTCTCTCTATTATGGGATTCAAAAACCTCTCATTTTAATGAAAGACCAAAGGGGTATCTGGTTTCCTGTAAAAATATTTCCTCACATTGTGGGAAATATAGAGAAAGATGTGCCAGCAACAGGAATTAAGTTCAGATGGGAGAAGGGACAGACAAGGGATATGTATGCCATAATAGGAACTTTTGATGGACTGCCATCTGCCAATAAACATTTAGCATGGTTACAGATTGAAGAGGTATCCCATCCATTTGGAAAAGCAAGAGATTGTAAAAGTTGTCACCGCAGTAGGCAGATTTCCGTATCTGAGTGGCAGTATGAAGATATTCAGGGTGCAGAGCCGTTCAGAGGAGGATACCGAATAGTTGCCGATGAAAGAGGTTTGAGACTTGAAGACTTCTGGCACAGTAATATAAAAGTTCTGCCCGGATTTGAGATATCTGACTTTGCTTCATGGATTTATCTTAAGGATAAGTGGTTTATAAAAGGAGATTTTTCAATAAAAGTAGATGGCAAAAAATATCTTTACTATGAAAAGCTCTACAGAGATAATCTTGATAAAATAAAAAGGCTTGAAAGTTTGAGAAACAACTCTCAGGAAATGAAAAAAATAAAGGCAATTCTTATGCATAATCCGGATGCGAAAATTTAA
- a CDS encoding ATP-binding protein: protein MSKLFQKTLIGIIFLFAIIFVTISIFSGWHLYNNLTEEYKSKGTAIASSIASSSAETILNLDSATVQAMIDQFLEIEGVSYVFVVDSTGEIISHTFIPTIPEEINKIAQIHKSGIRDVSIEGVGDFLDVVSPITEGAVGYVHVGMNKNSINQKMWTVLGKQLTLLFIIFVFSVILAYFMVNKISQPLNQLTEYAKKLLAHDFDAKVDIKSKDEIGLLANTMQSMANNINEVFDRYEFALKDAVVELQDTLAYLTTIIDNMADGLIVVDKDGVINHINPAASEMFGKAEFEMIGKKIEILGKELDKLVKKSLNTEEVVSTEINLVNQKVGKAVAKSIKKEYFSEESEAKGILGSVILIRDITQEKEVDRLKTEFITVVSHELRTPLTSILGFVEIINKKFVETILPHLDMNDPKLSKAVNKINKNFNIILSEGERITSLINDVLDISKLESGKAIWNFSEISLEEVITNAYKALSSLFEQKGIPCYIEVPPELPVVLGDKERLIQVVINLLSNALKFTERGYVKCKARFNGNEIIVSVEDTGIGIPDEEKERIFEKFKQVGDLIRGKPKGTGLGLPISKQIVEAHGGKIWVESEVGKGSTFYFTIPLKKKEEGSEDINS from the coding sequence ATGTCAAAGCTTTTTCAGAAAACACTTATTGGAATAATATTTCTTTTTGCCATCATTTTTGTAACAATTAGTATTTTCTCAGGCTGGCATCTCTATAATAATCTTACTGAAGAGTACAAATCAAAAGGAACAGCCATTGCAAGCAGTATTGCTTCATCTTCTGCAGAAACAATTCTCAATCTTGATTCAGCAACTGTTCAGGCAATGATAGATCAGTTTCTTGAAATTGAAGGAGTTTCTTATGTTTTTGTTGTTGACTCAACAGGAGAAATAATTTCTCACACATTCATTCCAACAATCCCTGAAGAGATTAATAAGATTGCTCAGATACATAAAAGTGGTATAAGAGATGTCAGTATAGAAGGGGTTGGAGATTTTTTAGATGTAGTCTCTCCTATTACAGAAGGAGCTGTAGGATATGTTCATGTGGGAATGAATAAAAATAGCATTAATCAAAAGATGTGGACTGTGCTTGGTAAACAGCTTACACTTTTATTTATAATTTTTGTTTTTAGTGTAATTCTAGCTTATTTTATGGTTAATAAAATATCTCAGCCACTTAATCAACTCACTGAGTATGCTAAAAAACTTCTTGCACATGATTTTGATGCTAAGGTAGATATTAAATCAAAAGATGAAATAGGACTTCTTGCCAATACAATGCAATCAATGGCAAACAATATAAACGAGGTATTTGATAGATATGAGTTTGCACTTAAAGACGCTGTTGTTGAGCTTCAGGATACACTTGCCTATTTAACCACAATAATTGACAACATGGCAGATGGTCTTATAGTTGTTGATAAAGACGGAGTTATAAATCACATCAATCCTGCTGCATCAGAAATGTTTGGCAAAGCCGAATTTGAGATGATTGGAAAAAAAATAGAAATTCTCGGAAAAGAGCTTGATAAGTTAGTAAAAAAATCTCTTAATACTGAAGAAGTTGTATCAACTGAAATAAATCTTGTTAATCAGAAAGTTGGGAAGGCTGTTGCAAAAAGCATTAAAAAAGAGTATTTCTCTGAAGAATCAGAAGCTAAAGGGATTCTTGGTTCTGTTATTTTAATAAGAGACATTACTCAGGAAAAAGAAGTTGACAGATTGAAAACCGAATTTATAACAGTAGTAAGTCATGAATTAAGAACTCCGCTCACATCAATACTTGGATTTGTTGAGATAATAAATAAAAAATTCGTTGAAACTATTCTCCCTCATCTTGATATGAATGATCCAAAATTATCCAAAGCAGTCAATAAGATTAATAAGAACTTTAATATTATTCTTTCTGAAGGGGAGAGAATAACATCACTTATAAATGATGTCCTTGATATTTCAAAGCTTGAGTCAGGTAAGGCAATATGGAATTTTTCAGAGATTTCATTGGAGGAAGTTATAACAAATGCATACAAGGCTCTTTCATCGCTTTTTGAACAAAAAGGGATTCCCTGTTATATAGAAGTTCCGCCAGAACTTCCAGTTGTCCTGGGTGATAAAGAAAGACTTATTCAGGTTGTAATTAATCTACTTTCAAATGCATTAAAATTTACTGAAAGAGGATATGTAAAATGTAAGGCAAGATTTAACGGAAATGAAATTATTGTATCTGTAGAGGATACAGGTATTGGTATTCCAGATGAGGAAAAAGAAAGAATTTTTGAAAAATTTAAACAGGTAGGAGATTTAATAAGGGGTAAACCTAAAGGTACAGGACTTGGGCTTCCAATTTCCAAACAAATTGTTGAAGCTCATGGAGGGAAAATCTGGGTTGAAAGTGAAGTTGGTAAAGGAAGCACATTTTATTTCACAATTCCTTTAAAGAAAAAGGAGGAAGGCAGTGAAGATATTAATAGTTGA
- a CDS encoding hydrolase, producing MSLERFFIRSENALLIITDMQEKLAKAMKEEVLAKTVKNIITFIELCKLYQIPVIFTEQYPKGLGKTLEEIRSLLYEEAIEKLDFSCFGEEKFAEKIKKLGRQEVILTGMETHVCVWQTALDFLARDYHVFVPYDAVCSRTKENWKIGIKLMKDAGAVITCTETLIFQILKKAGTAEFKKMLEFVK from the coding sequence ATGAGTCTTGAAAGGTTTTTTATAAGATCTGAAAATGCCTTACTTATAATAACTGATATGCAGGAAAAACTTGCCAAAGCTATGAAAGAAGAAGTTCTTGCGAAAACAGTGAAAAATATCATTACATTTATTGAACTTTGTAAGCTTTATCAGATTCCAGTTATTTTTACTGAGCAGTATCCAAAGGGGCTTGGAAAAACTCTTGAGGAAATAAGAAGTCTTTTATATGAAGAAGCTATTGAAAAATTAGATTTTAGCTGTTTTGGTGAAGAAAAGTTTGCTGAAAAAATAAAAAAACTTGGAAGGCAGGAGGTCATTCTTACAGGAATGGAAACTCATGTATGTGTATGGCAGACAGCACTTGATTTTCTTGCACGAGATTATCATGTTTTTGTGCCATATGATGCTGTTTGTAGCAGAACAAAAGAAAACTGGAAAATCGGTATAAAACTTATGAAAGATGCAGGCGCAGTAATAACATGTACTGAAACACTGATTTTTCAGATTCTAAAGAAAGCAGGAACAGCAGAGTTTAAAAAGATGCTGGAGTTTGTAAAATGA
- a CDS encoding SLAC1 anion channel family protein, with protein sequence MEGSRIKNFPISFFAVIMGLTGLAIAYMRLSFIDEFLRNSGIFLTYFSTSLFGLFLIVYITKLFKYSSEVKKEFNHPVKSSFFPTISISLLLLAVAYGEINVYFAFLFWLFGSILHFIFLVRTLTFWINKEFKVEMINPAWFIPVVGAIIIPIQGINYSKELSWFFFSIGIIFWICLFTIVFYRFIFHNPLPERLYPTFFILIAPPAVGFISYTKINTGIDAFGNILFYFALFLCIVLFALIKKFIKLKFYISWWAYTFPLDAVTIAIALRYRMTNLPIYEYLSYIFVVITTAVISFVLIKTIFAVTRREICVEE encoded by the coding sequence ATGGAAGGCAGCAGAATTAAAAATTTTCCCATTTCATTTTTTGCTGTCATAATGGGACTTACAGGTCTTGCAATTGCCTATATGAGATTGTCTTTTATAGATGAATTTTTAAGAAATTCTGGTATTTTTCTTACTTATTTTTCCACATCCCTCTTTGGTCTTTTTTTAATTGTATATATAACAAAATTATTTAAATATTCCTCTGAAGTAAAAAAAGAGTTCAATCATCCAGTAAAATCAAGCTTCTTTCCTACAATTTCCATTTCTCTTCTACTTCTCGCTGTTGCCTACGGAGAGATAAATGTTTATTTTGCCTTTTTATTTTGGCTTTTTGGAAGTATTCTACATTTTATATTTCTTGTAAGAACTCTTACCTTCTGGATAAATAAAGAATTTAAAGTGGAAATGATAAATCCAGCCTGGTTTATTCCTGTTGTTGGAGCAATAATTATCCCTATTCAGGGTATTAATTATTCTAAAGAACTGTCCTGGTTTTTCTTCAGCATTGGCATAATATTCTGGATTTGTCTCTTTACAATAGTATTTTACCGATTTATCTTTCATAATCCTTTACCTGAAAGACTATACCCTACATTTTTTATTCTAATTGCTCCACCGGCTGTTGGTTTTATATCATATACAAAAATTAACACCGGTATAGATGCATTTGGAAATATTCTTTTTTATTTTGCCCTTTTCCTGTGTATTGTCTTATTCGCCTTAATAAAGAAATTTATAAAACTGAAATTCTACATATCCTGGTGGGCATATACTTTCCCACTTGATGCTGTCACAATAGCAATTGCATTAAGATATAGAATGACAAATCTTCCGATATACGAATATCTAAGCTATATTTTTGTGGTAATCACAACAGCAGTAATTAGCTTTGTTCTCATTAAAACAATTTTTGCTGTAACAAGAAGAGAAATATGCGTTGAGGAATGA